The window TGAAGGCGGTGTCATCGACGGTCACGGGCTGGTCGGAGGCGCAACCCATCACCAGCGCGGACATCGCGATGCGATGGTCCATGTGGGTGGCCACAACGCCGCCGCCGGGAACGTGGCCGCGGCCTTCGACGATCAAATCGTCGCCGGAGACCTCGACCTTGACGCCATTGACGCGGAGCATGGCGGCGGTGGCTTCGAGACGGTCGGATTCCTTGACGCGCAGCTCCTGGAGGCCGCGCATGATGGTCGTGCCCTCGGCAAAGGCGGCCGCTACCGCCAGCACCAGATATTCGTCGATCATCGACGGTGCGCGCTCCGGCGGCACTTCCACACCGCGCAATTTCGAGGCGCGTACGCGCAGCTTCGCCATCGGCTCGCCGGCGTCGCCGCGAACTTCGCTTTCCTCGATCGAGGCACCCATTTCGCGCAGCGTGGTGAAAAGACCGGTGCGCAGCGGATTGGTCATGACGTCGGACAGGACGATTTCGGAGCCTTCGACGATCAGCGCAGCAACGATGGGGAACGCCGCCGATGAGGGATCGGCGGGCACGATGACGTTGGCGCCATGCAGCTCAGGCTGCCCCACGAGCGTGATACGGCGGCCGTGCTGACCTTCCTGCACCGAGGTGATCTCGGCGCCGAAATGCTTGAGCATCAGCTCGGTATGGTCGCGACTGGCCTCGGTCTCGATGACCGTGGTGATGCCGGGCGCGGCCAGGCCCGCGAGCAGCACGGCTGATTTGATCTGGGCCGAGGCGACAGGCGTCTTGTAGGTGATCGGCAGCGGATCGCCCGCCCCCTGGACGGTCAGCGGCAGACGGCCGCCCTCGCCGCCGGAAACGACCTTCGCACCCATCTTTTCCAGCGGATCCAGGATCCGGCGCATCGGCCGGCTGCGCAGCGAGGCATCGCCGTCGAAAATCGCAGAGATCGGGCAGCCCGCGACGGCGCCCATGACGAGCCGGCAGCCGGTGCCGGAGTTGCCGAAATCGAGCGGCGCTTTGGGCTCCGCGAAGCCTGCGACACCCACGCCGTTCACCTTCCAGGCGAAATCTCCGGTGCGCTCGACCCTGGCGCCAAGTGCCTGCATGGATTTGGCGGTGTTAAGGACGTCCTCGCCCTCCAGGAGGCCCGAAATCCGCGTCTCTCCAACCGCGAGCGCACCGAGGATCAGGGCACGGTGGGAGATCGACTTGTCTCCGGGCACCCTGACTTTCCCGGTCAGGGGACCGCTGGCGCGCGACTGGAGCGGCGTCGGCTTGTCGGAATCGGTCAAGTTTGTGTCCTTGGATAGGCCCGAAACGTCCCAGCGGGACTCGCGGGGCAGGTACCACATGGTCTCCCCGCCGTCACGGGCATGTCGTTCTCCCGCAATGCGCTATTGACAGCGGGCCGCCAACTAGCCAAGTGAAGCACCGCTTTTCAGACATTTCCAGGATTCCTCTGCCGTGGCCAAGTCCGAACTCGGAACTAAACGTATTTGCCCGACCACGGGCAAAAAGTTCTATGACCTCAACAAGAATCCGGTGATCTCGCCTTATACCGGTGAAGTCGTGCCGATCGCGCCCATCGCGCCGGCTCGCGCACCCCGCGGCGCCGAAGCCCGCCACGCAGCCGCTGCCGCCGACGCCGCGCCGGAGCCGGCGGAGGTCGAGGAGGTCTCGCTCGAGGAGGCCGATGCCGAGGAGAACACCGGCAAGGTCAAGGCCGTCGTGCCCGAATCCGAGGACGACATCGAAGTCGATGAGACCATCGAGGACGATGACGACGACGATTCGACCTTTATCGCCGACGACGAAGAAGGCGATGAGGACGTCACCGACATCATTGGTGATGTCGGCGGTGACGAAGAGACTTGAGATAATTCCAGAACTGTGGTTCTGGGTCTTTCCCGACGCGTCGCCCAAGGCGCGTCGGACGGTTAAGGGGCCATAGCTCAGCTGGGAGAGCGCTTGCATGGCATGCAAGAGGTCGGCGGTTCGATCCCGCCTGGCTCCACCAGCCTTCGCTGGCTTCGCCAGCTACGGCTCGGCAAGCCAGCTCCGCTCCATCGTAGCGAAGCTAGCGAAGGCTGCCGCGGCGTAGCCCGAAGGGCGAAGCCGGGCTTCAGCAGATCAGAAGCGGATGTAAGCTCTCCCTCGATAACCGGGGAGTGTGCTGTGAAGTACGTCTACATCCTTGAAAGCCTCGATTCCCTCCACTTCTATGTCGGGATTACCGACGATCTGCGCGCCCGACTGACAAAGCACAATGCTGGCGAGGTGCCCCACACCTCGAAATACGGGCCTTGGCGTCTCAAGACTTACGTTGCGTTCAGCAACGAGAAGCAAGCCGTAGCATTCGAGAAGTATCTGAAGTCAGCGTCCGGTCGCGCTTTCGCGAAGAAGCACCTCTAACCCCTACTCCCCGATCGCCGCATTCAACCGATCGCGCAACGCCACAATCTCGTCCTTCATCGCGACCAATTCCGAGACCGAGCAGTCCGATGCCGCCAGGATCGATTGCGGCACGGCGCGCGCCTTGTCCTTCAGGGCGTGGCCCTGTGGGGTCAACGCGATCAGCACCTGACGTTCGTCCTCGCTCGAGCGGGTGCGCTTGACGAGATGGGCCGCCTCGAGCCGCTTGAGCAGCGGCGTCAGCGTGCCCGAATCCAGGTGCAGCTTCTCGCCGATGCTCTTCACCGGCACGTCGTCGCGCTCCCACAGCACCAGCATCACCAGATATTGCGGATAGGTCAGGCCGAGCCGGTCCAGCAGCGGCTTGTAGACGCGGTTGAAGGCATGCGCGGCCGAATAGACCGCGAAGCAGATCTGGTTGTCGAGGCGCAGCGGCGCGTCCGCTGCCGAATGTTTCCGGGGCATGGAGAATCTCACGAGGCTTTTCTCATTCTGGGGCCGGCCATCGCCACATTCAATTGCGAACAATTAAATGTGAGACGCCGCAATTTCAATTGTGTGCAATCTAATTGTTTGCGATAAAGATCCTACCCACCCCAACACAGGGAGACGAGAATGTCAGTGAACGTCCTCTACAAGACCAGCGCAAAGGCCACCGGCGGCCGCGACGGCCATGCCGCGACCCTCGATGGCGCGCTCGACGTCAAGCTCACCACGCCGAAGGAGCTCGGCGGCGGCGGCGGCGCCGGCAACAATCCCGAGCAGCTGTTTGCGGCGGGCTATGCCGCCTGCTTCATCGGCGCGATGAAGTTCGTGTCCTCGCAGGGCGGGCCGAAGGTTCCGGCCGACGCCTCTGTGACTTCCACCGTCGGCATCGGCCCGCGCGCGGCCGGCGGCTTCGGTCTCGACATCGACCTTGCCGTCTCGCTGCCGGGCCTCGCCCGCGCGGAAGCCGAGGCGCTGGTCGAGAAGGCGCACCAGGTGTGCCCGTATTCCAACGCGACGCGCGGCAATGTCGACGTTCGCCTGACGGTCGTCTGATCGGTTAGCTGAAGCGGCCGGCCCGGAATTCCCTCGGACCGGCCGCTTCCCTCGATTTGCCATCCCACGGTATTGCGGCAACCGGCCTGCATGAGGCCCTACGCAGGAGGCCATTGCCGGCTCAGACGAACCTCGCTAGGCCTGTGATCAATATCGACACAGGGGACGCGAAGGCATGACTGAAGCCGCCAGTTCTGGAGCTGCCACGGGCGCAATGAGCGGCCTGCGCGTCATCGATCTCACGCGCGTGCTCGGCGGTCCCTATTGCACCCAGATCCTCGCCGACCACGGCGCCGACGTGATCAAGGTCGAGCCGCCCGCAGGCGACGAGGTGCGCGACTGGGGCCCTCCCTTCCACGAGGAGGACGCGGCCTATTTCATCGGCATCAACCGCAACAAGCGCTCGATCGGCCTCGACCTCGCCTCTGAGGGCGGCCGGACCGTGCTGCTCAAGATGCTGGAGAGCGCCGACGTCCTGATCGAGAATTTCAAGCCGGGCACGCTGGAGAAATGGGGCATCGGCAACGAGGTGTTGCGGGAGAAATTCCCACGCCTCGTGCATTGCCGGATCTGCGGCTTCGGCGCCGACGGCCCGCGCGGCGGCAATCCCGGCTAT of the Bradyrhizobium sp. WSM1417 genome contains:
- a CDS encoding GIY-YIG nuclease family protein, whose product is MKYVYILESLDSLHFYVGITDDLRARLTKHNAGEVPHTSKYGPWRLKTYVAFSNEKQAVAFEKYLKSASGRAFAKKHL
- the aroA gene encoding 3-phosphoshikimate 1-carboxyvinyltransferase; amino-acid sequence: MWYLPRESRWDVSGLSKDTNLTDSDKPTPLQSRASGPLTGKVRVPGDKSISHRALILGALAVGETRISGLLEGEDVLNTAKSMQALGARVERTGDFAWKVNGVGVAGFAEPKAPLDFGNSGTGCRLVMGAVAGCPISAIFDGDASLRSRPMRRILDPLEKMGAKVVSGGEGGRLPLTVQGAGDPLPITYKTPVASAQIKSAVLLAGLAAPGITTVIETEASRDHTELMLKHFGAEITSVQEGQHGRRITLVGQPELHGANVIVPADPSSAAFPIVAALIVEGSEIVLSDVMTNPLRTGLFTTLREMGASIEESEVRGDAGEPMAKLRVRASKLRGVEVPPERAPSMIDEYLVLAVAAAFAEGTTIMRGLQELRVKESDRLEATAAMLRVNGVKVEVSGDDLIVEGRGHVPGGGVVATHMDHRIAMSALVMGCASDQPVTVDDTAFIATSFPDFIPMMRSLGAEFS
- a CDS encoding organic hydroperoxide resistance protein; this encodes MSVNVLYKTSAKATGGRDGHAATLDGALDVKLTTPKELGGGGGAGNNPEQLFAAGYAACFIGAMKFVSSQGGPKVPADASVTSTVGIGPRAAGGFGLDIDLAVSLPGLARAEAEALVEKAHQVCPYSNATRGNVDVRLTVV
- a CDS encoding TIGR02300 family protein yields the protein MAKSELGTKRICPTTGKKFYDLNKNPVISPYTGEVVPIAPIAPARAPRGAEARHAAAAADAAPEPAEVEEVSLEEADAEENTGKVKAVVPESEDDIEVDETIEDDDDDDSTFIADDEEGDEDVTDIIGDVGGDEET
- a CDS encoding MarR family winged helix-turn-helix transcriptional regulator, whose protein sequence is MPRKHSAADAPLRLDNQICFAVYSAAHAFNRVYKPLLDRLGLTYPQYLVMLVLWERDDVPVKSIGEKLHLDSGTLTPLLKRLEAAHLVKRTRSSEDERQVLIALTPQGHALKDKARAVPQSILAASDCSVSELVAMKDEIVALRDRLNAAIGE